A single genomic interval of Stenotrophomonas sp. ZAC14D1_NAIMI4_1 harbors:
- the miaB gene encoding tRNA (N6-isopentenyl adenosine(37)-C2)-methylthiotransferase MiaB — protein MTGTPDVFPPAPGGTPLVALPAGPRKPDQVKGKLYIKTHGCQMNEYDSAKMADVLAASDGLELTETPDDADVILVNTCSIREKAQEKVFSQLGVWKSLKNKGREVIIGVGGCVASQEGEAIIKRAPFVDLVFGPQTLHRLPELIRARREQKRPQVDISFPEIEKFDRLPEPRAEGASAFVSIMEGCSKYCSFCVVPYTRGTEVSRPFEDVVVEVAQLAAQGVREINLLGQNVNAYRGPYGDGEFADLGLLIRTIAEIDGVGRIRFTTSHPLEFSDSLIDAFRDVPQLANFLHLPVQAGSDRVLSAMKRGYTALEFKSKIRKLRAVRPDISISSDFIVGFPGETDADFEKTMKLIEDIGFDHSFSFIYSRRPGTPAADLEDTISDAEKHARLSRLQERINAHAAGISEKMVGTVQTVLVEGPSRKNPNELTGKTENMRSVNFPAPARLIGQFVDVVITEALTNSLRARVVAE, from the coding sequence ATGACCGGGACGCCAGACGTCTTCCCGCCCGCCCCGGGCGGTACCCCGCTCGTTGCCCTGCCCGCCGGTCCGCGCAAGCCCGACCAGGTGAAAGGCAAGCTGTACATCAAGACCCACGGTTGCCAGATGAACGAGTACGACTCGGCCAAGATGGCCGACGTGCTTGCCGCCAGCGATGGCCTGGAACTGACCGAGACCCCGGACGACGCCGACGTCATCCTGGTCAACACCTGCTCCATCCGCGAGAAGGCGCAGGAAAAGGTGTTCAGCCAGCTCGGCGTGTGGAAGAGCCTGAAGAACAAGGGCCGTGAAGTCATCATCGGCGTGGGCGGCTGCGTGGCCTCGCAGGAAGGCGAAGCGATCATCAAGCGCGCGCCGTTCGTGGACCTGGTGTTCGGCCCGCAGACCCTGCACCGCCTGCCGGAACTGATCCGCGCCCGCCGCGAGCAGAAGCGCCCGCAGGTGGACATCAGCTTCCCCGAGATCGAGAAGTTCGACCGCCTGCCGGAACCGCGCGCCGAAGGCGCCTCGGCGTTCGTCTCGATCATGGAAGGCTGCTCCAAGTACTGCTCGTTCTGCGTGGTGCCCTACACCCGCGGCACCGAAGTCAGCCGCCCCTTCGAGGACGTGGTGGTGGAAGTGGCGCAGCTTGCCGCGCAGGGCGTGCGCGAGATCAACCTGCTCGGGCAGAACGTCAACGCTTACCGCGGTCCCTACGGTGATGGCGAGTTCGCCGACCTGGGCCTGCTGATCCGCACCATCGCCGAGATCGACGGCGTGGGCCGCATCCGCTTCACCACCTCGCATCCGCTGGAGTTCAGCGATTCACTGATCGACGCGTTCCGCGATGTGCCGCAGCTGGCCAACTTCCTGCACCTGCCGGTACAGGCCGGCAGCGACCGGGTGCTGTCGGCGATGAAGCGCGGCTACACCGCGCTGGAATTCAAGTCGAAGATCCGCAAGCTGCGTGCGGTACGCCCGGACATCTCGATCAGCTCGGACTTCATCGTCGGCTTCCCCGGCGAGACCGATGCCGATTTCGAGAAGACCATGAAGCTGATCGAGGATATCGGCTTCGATCACAGCTTCTCCTTCATCTATTCGCGTCGCCCGGGCACCCCGGCCGCCGACCTGGAGGACACGATCAGTGATGCGGAGAAGCATGCGCGCCTGTCGCGCCTGCAGGAACGCATCAACGCGCATGCGGCCGGCATCTCTGAAAAGATGGTCGGCACCGTGCAGACCGTGCTGGTGGAAGGCCCCTCGCGCAAGAACCCGAATGAGCTGACCGGCAAGACCGAGAACATGCGTTCGGTGAACTTCCCGGCGCCGGCGCGCCTGATCGGCCAGTTCGTGGACGTGGTGATCACCGAGGCACTGACCAATTCGCTGCGAGCACGCGTGGTGGCGGAGTAA
- a CDS encoding glutathione S-transferase family protein, whose product MTARQITLYHAARSRSSGAVALLEALDADYRLQVLDLKAGANLAPAYLAINPMGKVPAIIHNGALVTEQVAIYLYLADLYPEAGLAPPIGDGQRGPYLRWMAFYGACFEPAMTDKAMHREPPPRMMSPYNDAETVLQVIEAQLAQGPYLLGETLSAADILWGNALGWMREFGLVQPAPATATYIDRMSTLAAFDRSRQIDAELVAA is encoded by the coding sequence ATGACCGCACGCCAGATCACCCTCTACCACGCCGCCCGTTCACGCTCGAGCGGCGCCGTCGCCCTGCTCGAAGCCCTGGACGCCGACTACCGCCTGCAGGTGCTGGATCTGAAGGCTGGCGCCAACCTGGCCCCGGCCTACCTGGCCATCAACCCGATGGGCAAGGTGCCGGCCATCATCCACAACGGCGCGCTGGTGACCGAACAGGTGGCCATCTACCTGTACCTGGCCGACCTGTACCCGGAAGCCGGGCTGGCGCCGCCGATCGGTGACGGGCAGCGCGGGCCCTACCTGCGCTGGATGGCCTTCTACGGTGCCTGCTTCGAGCCGGCCATGACCGACAAGGCCATGCATCGCGAGCCGCCGCCGCGGATGATGTCGCCCTACAACGATGCCGAGACCGTGCTGCAGGTGATCGAGGCGCAGCTGGCGCAGGGGCCGTACCTGCTTGGCGAGACCCTGAGCGCGGCCGACATCCTGTGGGGCAATGCGCTGGGCTGGATGCGCGAGTTCGGACTGGTGCAGCCGGCCCCGGCCACCGCGACCTACATCGACCGGATGAGCACGCTGGCCGCGTTCGACCGGTCCCGCCAGATCGACGCGGAGCTGGTGGCGGCGTAA